The Nitrospira sp. KM1 genome includes a window with the following:
- a CDS encoding RNA polymerase sigma factor, whose amino-acid sequence MHSDILQVFQACAADLRRFFTGRVRCEQTAADLTQEIYLRLTRLEQPHLIADLRTYLFRIAANLATDHERARQRRAALVNEEADWQSVPDHGASPETALLAKEELRLVEEALSELSPLCRTIFLLNRFEGLAHSDIAARLGVCKSTVEKNIARALNHCRERVQHPDRRRPSGSSRFIRLFERRHD is encoded by the coding sequence ATGCACAGCGATATCCTTCAAGTCTTTCAGGCCTGTGCGGCGGATCTCCGGCGGTTTTTTACCGGCCGTGTCCGTTGCGAGCAGACGGCGGCCGATCTGACGCAGGAAATTTATCTCCGCCTGACGCGGCTCGAGCAGCCGCATCTCATCGCCGATCTCCGTACCTATCTCTTTCGGATCGCTGCCAACCTTGCGACCGATCATGAACGGGCCCGGCAACGTCGTGCGGCCCTGGTCAACGAGGAAGCGGATTGGCAGTCCGTGCCGGATCACGGCGCCTCTCCCGAGACAGCCCTGTTGGCCAAGGAAGAGCTCCGGCTCGTGGAAGAAGCCTTGAGTGAATTATCGCCCCTCTGCCGCACCATTTTTCTGCTGAATCGTTTCGAAGGGCTTGCGCACAGCGACATTGCGGCTCGCTTGGGCGTCTGTAAGAGTACGGTGGAAAAAAACATCGCGCGAGCGCTGAACCATTGCCGGGAGCGGGTGCAGCATCCCGACCGGCGCCGGCCATCCGGGTCGAGTCGCTTCATTCGTCTTTTTGAGAGACGCCATGATTGA
- a CDS encoding FecR family protein produces MIEKMVRVSYLWWTVDKDGINRPEQPGDRDELDREAVAWLVRLTSGEATQADEEQARAWRARSASHEQAFQAARRVWDGMEPLRERIPQLHTDLRTVPLRGRQTSLQWGAIAAMLALITLGIVYENGTLSIWLADHHTATGQQQSLRLADGTVAHLNTDTALSVEYSDQARRVTLLTGEAAFVVAKDSSRPFIVNAAAGAIEAVGTEFVVRRNADRITVTMLEGSTRVTYGEGRQQPSAATPLHAPQRVQYSQETGLGHVEQADLRLESAWRRGKLIFEGAPLSTVLQEINRYRPGHVWTLRQELAAMPVSGVFDLDRLDEAVTVIEHTLHLKVVSVGHRWIFLL; encoded by the coding sequence ATGATTGAAAAGATGGTGCGGGTGTCGTATCTCTGGTGGACTGTGGACAAGGATGGCATCAACCGCCCTGAGCAGCCGGGGGACCGGGATGAGCTCGACCGGGAGGCGGTCGCCTGGCTGGTTCGGCTGACATCCGGTGAAGCCACGCAGGCAGATGAGGAGCAAGCACGCGCATGGCGGGCGCGCAGCGCTTCCCACGAGCAGGCGTTTCAAGCGGCACGGCGAGTATGGGACGGCATGGAGCCGCTTCGCGAGCGGATTCCTCAACTTCACACAGACCTACGGACCGTACCGTTGAGAGGCCGGCAAACATCGCTTCAATGGGGTGCCATCGCCGCCATGCTGGCGTTGATCACGCTGGGAATTGTCTACGAGAACGGCACGCTGAGTATCTGGCTTGCCGACCATCATACGGCGACCGGCCAGCAACAGAGCCTGCGATTGGCTGACGGCACCGTCGCACACTTGAACACGGACACTGCCCTATCCGTCGAGTACAGCGATCAGGCACGCCGAGTCACCCTGCTGACAGGAGAAGCGGCATTTGTCGTTGCCAAGGATTCGTCGCGGCCTTTCATCGTGAACGCGGCGGCCGGTGCCATCGAAGCCGTGGGAACCGAATTCGTCGTCCGCCGCAACGCGGACCGCATCACGGTCACCATGCTGGAAGGCTCCACCCGTGTGACGTATGGAGAGGGACGGCAACAGCCGTCTGCCGCAACCCCGTTGCATGCGCCGCAGCGAGTTCAGTACAGTCAGGAGACCGGCCTCGGTCATGTGGAACAGGCTGACCTTCGCCTGGAAAGCGCGTGGAGAAGAGGCAAGTTGATTTTTGAAGGCGCGCCTCTCTCGACCGTGCTGCAAGAGATCAACCGGTATCGGCCCGGCCATGTCTGGACTCTGCGCCAAGAGCTCGCCGCGATGCCGGTGAGCGGAGTCTTCGATCTCGATCGATTGGACGAGGCGGTCACGGTCATCGAGCACACCTTGCATCTCAAGGTCGTCAGTGTCGGCCATCGGTGGATCTTCCTGCTATAG
- a CDS encoding DUF4136 domain-containing protein, which translates to MERTLSTVTIVGLLLLCAGCAQTVAVNVTGSSKSGESIPQHVTYTVLPTNEVEKDQDFPEYARLVSTKMDARGYKQTSTKTAQLGIFLAYGTTEGSRAISNAGGGLPPGGGSMGPSGGMGPGGGGGSYGGGGGYGMGSAPAGSTGQRLYTNQLVIVVVDFQKSNSTGSAVELWRGETMNTSGSRDLKELAPLMVDAAFQHFGENTSNQVKHQFTEEEIKKIRESK; encoded by the coding sequence ATGGAGAGAACGCTCAGCACCGTCACCATCGTCGGACTCTTGCTGCTGTGCGCCGGGTGCGCGCAAACCGTCGCGGTCAACGTGACGGGATCGAGCAAATCCGGCGAATCGATCCCTCAACACGTCACCTACACCGTCCTGCCCACGAACGAAGTGGAAAAGGATCAGGACTTTCCCGAATATGCACGCCTCGTGAGTACTAAAATGGATGCCCGCGGCTATAAACAGACCAGCACCAAAACCGCTCAGCTTGGGATCTTCCTTGCGTACGGCACGACTGAAGGGTCCAGGGCTATCAGCAATGCGGGAGGGGGTCTTCCTCCCGGAGGCGGAAGCATGGGCCCCAGTGGAGGGATGGGTCCGGGAGGCGGTGGAGGTTCATACGGCGGCGGTGGCGGCTATGGAATGGGCAGCGCGCCTGCAGGATCCACGGGGCAGCGCCTCTATACCAATCAGCTCGTCATCGTCGTCGTGGATTTTCAGAAGTCGAACTCCACCGGGTCTGCGGTGGAGCTATGGCGTGGTGAAACGATGAATACGAGCGGTTCACGGGATCTGAAGGAATTGGCGCCACTCATGGTGGATGCGGCATTTCAGCATTTTGGCGAAAACACGTCCAACCAGGTTAAGCACCAATTCACTGAAGAGGAAATCAAGAAGATCCGGGAGTCGAAATAA
- a CDS encoding TonB-dependent receptor has product MAQADTVAFNIAPQDLKTALTAFAEVSGWQLFYSTEMAEGRRTSGLSGQYAPEDGLRQLLAGTGVGYRLTGPKTVTLKRADGSALVPVPLAAGAAAAAAEGAATTGTANQKPVKVPEIMVKDVRERDADTKSYVAEEASTATRTDTPVRDIPQSIQVITRKVIEEQRAFRLSEALQNISGFNAFLPTSQTFEGFIIRGFTANNNNFFRNGLFDRFGAQFGADTYNIQRLEVLKGPASVLYGLGDPGGIINVVTRKPLPDAAYSGNVTLGNFNFYRSELDATGPLNANKTLMYRLNVVGQKANTFMDIARRDLVALTPSVTWLMSSRTTLTVQGEYIRRWYNDLSAAAVPAQGTVLPNANGELSRNFFGGFGEFDKNNRTLYRIGYDFNHELGHNWSIRNAYQYSILEIDQFGNRPLALLDQRTLTRSPNANPESSISRSHMHSMVTNLVGHFKILEMDHTLLTGLELRQERANPTVLTNRGGASLNLDIFSPNYGINPFNAPITATNYQEGELKLAGVYLQDQIALLPNLKFVGGVRFDYVNQSAIFAPLASNPPDQTSDDTAVSPRLGLVYQPIEPVSLYATWMRGFLPVSPGTFNPGGALFKPERSTLYEIGVKTFFFENRVSTTLAWYRLTRDNILTLDPLAPGFQVQTGQQRSQGIELDVTATLTSGWNVIASYAYTDAEVTQDNDLTIVHKRLGNVPYNKATLWSTYHFQDGSLKGFGVGGGVYGYTSRNASIFGPGQLEIPGAVTINTALYYDRDLPAGNWLGAKVVNVALNFRNLFDQRYVESAQNTTTRLYFGEPRTVLATVGLRF; this is encoded by the coding sequence ATGGCCCAAGCCGACACCGTGGCCTTCAATATTGCGCCTCAGGACTTGAAAACCGCGCTGACCGCATTTGCCGAGGTCAGCGGATGGCAACTCTTCTACAGTACCGAGATGGCCGAAGGCCGACGAACCTCCGGGTTGTCCGGTCAATACGCACCCGAAGATGGACTTCGGCAACTCCTTGCCGGTACGGGGGTGGGCTACCGCCTGACCGGACCCAAAACCGTCACGCTCAAGCGGGCAGACGGGTCCGCACTTGTTCCCGTGCCGCTGGCGGCGGGAGCAGCAGCGGCGGCAGCTGAAGGCGCTGCTACGACTGGAACGGCGAACCAAAAGCCGGTCAAGGTGCCGGAAATCATGGTGAAGGACGTGCGCGAGCGGGATGCCGACACGAAATCCTATGTGGCCGAGGAGGCCAGTACGGCCACACGAACCGATACACCAGTTCGCGATATCCCACAATCAATTCAGGTCATTACTCGAAAAGTGATTGAGGAACAACGGGCTTTTCGCTTAAGCGAGGCGCTACAAAATATCAGTGGATTCAATGCATTTCTTCCGACGAGTCAGACGTTCGAAGGATTTATCATCCGCGGCTTTACCGCGAACAATAACAATTTCTTTCGGAACGGTCTTTTCGATCGGTTTGGCGCACAGTTTGGTGCTGATACCTATAACATCCAGCGCCTGGAAGTGCTCAAGGGGCCGGCGTCAGTTCTCTATGGCCTAGGAGATCCGGGCGGAATTATCAACGTTGTGACGAGAAAGCCTTTGCCGGATGCAGCTTACAGTGGCAATGTCACCCTCGGAAATTTCAATTTCTATAGATCAGAGCTCGATGCCACTGGTCCATTGAACGCAAACAAAACCCTTATGTATCGTCTCAATGTGGTTGGGCAAAAAGCCAATACGTTTATGGACATTGCCCGCCGTGATCTGGTCGCGCTAACACCCTCTGTTACCTGGCTCATGTCTTCTCGTACAACTCTCACCGTGCAGGGCGAATATATTCGGCGTTGGTATAACGATTTGTCGGCGGCCGCCGTACCCGCTCAGGGAACAGTACTGCCGAATGCGAATGGTGAGCTTTCACGAAACTTCTTCGGAGGGTTTGGAGAGTTCGACAAGAATAATCGTACGCTGTATCGCATAGGATACGATTTTAATCATGAGCTTGGACACAACTGGTCGATTCGGAATGCCTATCAATATTCCATATTGGAAATTGATCAGTTTGGAAATAGGCCTCTCGCCCTGCTGGACCAACGCACCTTGACTCGTAGTCCAAACGCGAATCCCGAATCAAGCATTTCCCGCAGCCATATGCACAGCATGGTGACGAATTTAGTAGGACATTTCAAAATCTTGGAAATGGACCATACATTATTGACCGGCTTGGAGTTGCGCCAGGAAAGAGCGAACCCCACCGTTCTAACTAACCGTGGCGGTGCCTCTTTAAATCTAGATATCTTCTCGCCAAACTACGGAATCAACCCCTTCAATGCCCCAATCACCGCCACCAACTATCAAGAGGGCGAACTTAAGCTTGCCGGAGTCTATCTCCAGGATCAGATCGCTCTGCTGCCAAACCTCAAGTTTGTTGGCGGCGTTCGGTTCGACTATGTGAATCAGTCCGCAATTTTTGCACCGCTCGCGAGCAACCCTCCTGACCAAACATCGGATGATACAGCGGTCAGTCCTCGGCTTGGGCTTGTTTACCAGCCCATTGAGCCGGTTTCATTGTATGCCACTTGGATGCGTGGCTTTTTGCCAGTCTCTCCCGGTACGTTCAATCCAGGCGGAGCATTATTTAAGCCTGAACGTTCGACACTCTACGAGATCGGAGTGAAGACATTCTTTTTCGAGAACCGAGTTTCAACCACGCTAGCATGGTACCGCCTGACCAGGGATAACATACTGACTCTTGATCCTTTGGCGCCTGGGTTTCAAGTGCAAACTGGTCAACAGCGCAGCCAAGGGATTGAGTTGGATGTTACCGCTACCCTGACCAGCGGATGGAATGTGATTGCCAGTTATGCCTATACAGATGCGGAAGTAACGCAGGACAACGATCTTACAATTGTTCATAAGCGACTGGGCAATGTGCCATATAATAAGGCTACGCTCTGGTCTACGTATCACTTTCAGGATGGTTCACTGAAAGGCTTTGGAGTTGGAGGTGGAGTTTACGGCTATACCAGCCGCAACGCATCAATATTTGGTCCAGGTCAATTAGAGATTCCTGGCGCTGTGACGATCAATACAGCATTGTACTATGATAGAGACCTTCCGGCAGGCAACTGGTTAGGTGCGAAGGTTGTCAATGTAGCGTTGAATTTTAGAAACCTGTTTGATCAGCGCTATGTCGAGTCGGCGCAAAATACGACAACGAGACTGTACTTCGGTGAACCCCGTACCGTCCTGGCCACGGTGGGGCTGCGGTTTTGA
- a CDS encoding DUF2283 domain-containing protein, with product MTIKYFQDTDTLHIEFKAVQIAETRDLDENTQLDLDKDGNICAITIEHAHDRADIPHFSFEQIAA from the coding sequence ATGACCATCAAGTATTTTCAAGACACCGATACCTTGCATATTGAGTTCAAGGCGGTACAAATTGCAGAGACGAGAGATTTGGACGAGAACACGCAACTTGACCTTGATAAGGACGGTAATATCTGCGCCATCACCATTGAACATGCCCACGATCGAGCAGACATCCCGCATTTCTCTTTTGAACAAATCGCAGCCTAA